In a genomic window of Gemmatimonadota bacterium:
- a CDS encoding FtsX-like permease family protein, which produces MRTLDLKVLRDAAHLKGQLFAVAGLAACGVAVFIMLRSMHGYLRDSQRAYYDDYGFGELFAHAVRAPESLEGRIGDIAGVGQVYTRIVRDVLVDVPGLAEPATGRLVSLPIDGGPALNRLHLRSGRLPEPNRRNQIVVSAAFAAANQLRPGDALGANISGRWEQLTIVGTAISPEFIYEISGLGSMFPDNRRFGAMWMGEDAMAAAFEMEGGFNDLVVDLREGASEAAVLAEVDESLEPYGGTGAYGRDLHLSHEFVTSEIEETQVTASFFPALFLIVTAFLLHTSMLRLVRMEREQIGLMKAFGFSGRSVASHYLKLALLPVAAGTAVGIVLGIRLAHGMASVYGRYYQFPELAFELAWAVVWFAVAIAFATGLTGALAAIRSVLRIAPAVAMAPPAPARFRHWRWEGSRLWRALTPAGRMIARNVVRSRWKSVSTAAGIALALGVLTALLSMFDAIDVIADLQFRQASRDDIAVFFEAPRSPDVMAELEHLPGVLMAEPVRISPARVTYEHRERRTSIIGLVPQGQLRRIVDTDYRVHQPPAHGVLVGRMMADKLGVGLGDSVRIEITEGHRPEESVVVAGLVEELMGGDVYMEAASLNRLLGEAQAVSGAWLRVDASAQDELYGRLKLLPGVSSVMVKEAVVRGFNETIQRSFTIALSTTFFLGAVLVVAIVYSQARIALSERGRDLASLRVLGFSRGEVARMLLGEQAVLVLLALPLGLTLGWALTLLVMIRFETELFRLPAVMLPETYLLAAGIVVASAALSAFLVRRRLDRIDLISVLKTRE; this is translated from the coding sequence GTGCGCACCCTCGACTTGAAGGTCCTGCGGGACGCGGCCCACCTGAAGGGCCAGCTCTTCGCGGTCGCCGGCCTGGCGGCCTGCGGCGTCGCGGTGTTCATCATGCTGCGGTCGATGCACGGCTACCTGCGCGACAGCCAGCGGGCCTACTACGACGACTACGGCTTCGGAGAGCTGTTCGCCCATGCCGTGCGCGCCCCGGAGTCACTCGAGGGCCGCATCGGGGACATTGCCGGGGTGGGGCAGGTCTACACCCGCATCGTGCGCGACGTCCTGGTCGACGTCCCCGGCCTCGCCGAGCCCGCCACCGGCCGTCTCGTCTCGCTGCCCATCGACGGCGGCCCGGCGTTGAATCGACTGCACCTGAGGTCGGGCCGGCTGCCGGAGCCGAACCGGCGCAACCAGATCGTGGTGAGCGCCGCCTTCGCGGCCGCCAACCAACTCCGGCCGGGCGACGCGCTCGGCGCCAACATCAGCGGGCGCTGGGAGCAGCTCACGATCGTCGGTACCGCCATCTCGCCCGAGTTCATCTACGAGATCAGCGGCCTGGGGAGCATGTTCCCGGACAACCGCCGCTTCGGCGCGATGTGGATGGGCGAGGACGCCATGGCCGCCGCGTTCGAGATGGAAGGGGGCTTCAACGACCTCGTCGTGGATCTGCGCGAGGGCGCATCGGAGGCGGCCGTGCTCGCGGAGGTGGACGAGTCCCTGGAGCCCTACGGAGGGACCGGCGCGTACGGCCGCGACCTCCACCTGTCGCACGAGTTCGTCACCTCCGAGATCGAGGAGACACAGGTGACCGCGTCGTTCTTCCCGGCGTTGTTTCTGATCGTGACCGCCTTCCTCCTGCACACGAGCATGCTGCGCCTGGTGAGGATGGAGCGCGAGCAGATCGGCCTGATGAAGGCGTTCGGGTTCTCCGGCCGGTCGGTGGCGTCGCACTACCTGAAACTGGCGCTGCTGCCCGTGGCGGCGGGGACCGCGGTGGGGATAGTCCTGGGCATCCGGCTCGCGCACGGCATGGCCAGCGTTTACGGGCGCTACTACCAGTTCCCGGAACTGGCCTTCGAGTTGGCCTGGGCCGTCGTCTGGTTTGCCGTCGCGATCGCGTTCGCGACCGGGCTCACGGGGGCTTTGGCGGCGATTCGCAGCGTGCTGCGCATCGCCCCTGCGGTCGCGATGGCGCCGCCCGCGCCGGCCCGATTCCGCCACTGGCGCTGGGAGGGCTCGAGGCTTTGGCGGGCGCTGACGCCGGCGGGCAGAATGATAGCCCGCAACGTGGTCAGATCCCGCTGGAAGTCGGTCAGCACCGCCGCGGGCATCGCCCTGGCGCTGGGCGTGCTCACCGCGCTCCTGTCCATGTTCGACGCCATCGACGTGATCGCCGACCTGCAGTTCCGCCAGGCCTCGCGCGACGACATCGCGGTCTTCTTCGAAGCGCCTCGATCGCCGGACGTAATGGCCGAGCTGGAGCATCTGCCGGGGGTGCTCATGGCCGAGCCCGTTCGGATCAGCCCGGCCCGCGTCACCTACGAGCACCGCGAGCGGCGCACGTCCATCATCGGTCTCGTGCCCCAGGGCCAGCTCCGGCGCATCGTCGACACCGACTACCGCGTGCACCAGCCGCCCGCGCACGGCGTCCTCGTGGGCCGCATGATGGCCGACAAGTTGGGAGTAGGGCTCGGCGACTCCGTGCGTATCGAGATCACGGAGGGTCACCGACCCGAAGAATCTGTCGTAGTCGCTGGCCTGGTCGAGGAGCTCATGGGAGGCGACGTCTACATGGAGGCGGCGAGCCTCAATCGGCTGCTAGGTGAAGCGCAGGCGGTCTCCGGAGCCTGGCTGCGGGTGGATGCGTCTGCGCAGGACGAGCTCTACGGTAGGCTCAAGTTGCTGCCCGGCGTCTCCTCGGTGATGGTGAAGGAGGCCGTCGTACGGGGTTTCAACGAGACCATCCAGCGGAGCTTCACGATCGCGCTCAGCACGACCTTCTTCCTGGGCGCGGTGTTGGTCGTGGCGATCGTCTACAGCCAAGCCCGCATCGCGCTTTCCGAGAGGGGGCGCGACCTCGCCAGCCTGAGGGTGCTCGGTTTCTCCCGCGGCGAGGTGGCGCGCATGCTGCTCGGAGAGCAGGCGGTTCTGGTGCTGCTGGCGCTGCCGCTGGGACTGACGCTCGGCTGGGCGCTCACGCTCCTGGTAATGATTCGCTTCGAGACCGAGTTGTTCCGCCTGCCGGCGGTGATGCTGCCCGAGACGTACCTGCTCGCGGCGGGGATCGTGGTGGCCTCGGCGGCCCTGTCCGCCTTCCTGGTGCGACGCCGCCTGGACCGCATCGACCTTATCAGCGTGCTGAAGACAAGGGAATGA